A part of Nitrospira sp. genomic DNA contains:
- a CDS encoding ABC transporter permease produces MIEWVGRKTIAGYSYLAALATLFTQAVLDLVSPARQGRRETLRVVIRQILFTGVDALPVTSVIALLLGIIIVTQAGTQLPRLGAGGLVGSIIVVTVIRELGPLITAFIVVGRSGTAIATELGNMSVTREVVALRLMGIPISQFVIMPRMVGMVLSMLCLTFYFDVVAVFGGYLVADAQLTIPFSAFVDSVTRALSTTDVLMTAIKGFGFGSAVAAVCCYHGLAVQSSYTEVPQQTTRAMINSFVLCLLVDVAVTVPLYL; encoded by the coding sequence ATGATCGAGTGGGTAGGACGGAAGACGATTGCCGGCTATTCCTATCTGGCTGCGCTGGCCACGCTCTTCACGCAAGCGGTGCTGGACCTGGTGTCCCCTGCGCGACAAGGACGGCGGGAAACCCTCCGAGTGGTGATTCGCCAGATTCTCTTCACGGGAGTCGATGCGCTGCCCGTCACCAGCGTCATTGCGTTGCTGCTGGGCATTATTATCGTGACGCAGGCCGGGACCCAGCTTCCCAGGCTCGGGGCCGGCGGGCTGGTGGGCAGCATCATTGTGGTGACCGTGATTCGAGAACTCGGTCCCCTGATCACGGCCTTCATCGTGGTCGGTCGATCAGGGACAGCGATTGCCACGGAGCTGGGCAATATGTCCGTGACGCGTGAAGTGGTGGCGCTTCGACTCATGGGCATTCCCATCAGCCAGTTCGTCATCATGCCCCGCATGGTCGGCATGGTGCTGTCCATGTTGTGCCTGACGTTTTACTTTGACGTCGTGGCGGTCTTCGGTGGATATCTCGTGGCCGATGCGCAATTGACCATCCCCTTTTCAGCGTTTGTGGATAGTGTCACCCGAGCCTTGTCGACGACGGATGTGCTGATGACCGCGATCAAGGGGTTCGGCTTCGGATCGGCTGTCGCGGCGGTCTGTTGTTACCATGGTCTGGCGGTGCAGTCCTCCTATACGGAGGTGCCGCAACAAACGACGAGAGCGATGATCAATTCATTCGTCCTGTGTTTGCTGGTGGATGTCGCCGTCACGGTGCCGCTCTATTTATGA
- a CDS encoding PilZ domain-containing protein, with amino-acid sequence MEHTNTLRKSNRVATDCRLEFIGEDEIDGEADMLDVSSTGCMARSNHPVPPGLRMRVALFLEDGLEWPVRVEEAVVRWARGGEFGLEFVVMRPPQLQRIQQFVIKHRPRS; translated from the coding sequence GTGGAACACACGAACACATTGCGCAAGTCCAACCGGGTGGCCACTGATTGTCGCCTGGAATTTATCGGGGAAGACGAGATCGACGGGGAAGCGGACATGCTGGACGTGTCCTCCACCGGCTGCATGGCACGATCGAACCATCCCGTGCCACCGGGCCTTCGCATGCGTGTCGCCCTGTTTCTCGAAGATGGGCTCGAGTGGCCGGTGCGAGTCGAAGAGGCGGTAGTTCGATGGGCGCGGGGCGGAGAGTTCGGACTCGAGTTTGTGGTGATGCGCCCGCCGCAGCTTCAACGCATCCAGCAGTTCGTGATCAAGCATCGCCCCCGGTCGTGA
- a CDS encoding PilZ domain-containing protein translates to MRFPLRHDLRQHHRHLAPPGCLLSFAPFAPTLSFHGDVEGEGVILDLSPGGCKIASDAGVRVGDAMSLIILLPGESAPTAVDLALVRWGSEVCFGVEFVSMGTVEQARLRQFMGAAPLGD, encoded by the coding sequence ATGCGATTTCCTCTCCGCCATGATCTGCGTCAACACCATCGGCATCTCGCGCCTCCGGGTTGCCTGCTGTCTTTCGCGCCCTTTGCCCCGACGTTGAGTTTTCACGGAGATGTGGAGGGCGAAGGCGTGATTCTCGACCTTTCTCCCGGTGGCTGCAAAATCGCCAGCGACGCGGGCGTGCGGGTGGGAGATGCGATGTCGCTCATCATTCTGCTTCCCGGGGAGTCCGCTCCCACCGCGGTTGATCTGGCTTTGGTGCGTTGGGGCAGCGAAGTTTGTTTCGGCGTGGAGTTCGTATCGATGGGGACGGTCGAGCAAGCTCGCTTGCGTCAGTTCATGGGCGCCGCCCCTCTTGGGGACTAG
- the lpxL gene encoding LpxL/LpxP family Kdo(2)-lipid IV(A) lauroyl/palmitoleoyl acyltransferase yields MYWPTWVGIALFRLLSWLSYRSQLAFGRRCGRLLHSLLTKRREIVRVNLQLCFPEQTPEERNAVALHCFESMGMGVLEIAMAWWAKDPREHCECTIKGLEHLREALRAGRGVLLCGAHLHSAELAGRFMALEQPVAIVYRPQNDLVADMVANRCRSRYYSDLIQHRDMRGILRALARNQVVWYAPDIDAGTKRSVFAPFFGVPAASLTATSRLAKVSGAAVVPCFYYRRADGSGYDIEVGQALDQFPSGEMIEDATRVNRLIEAAVRRVPEQYFWQHRRFKSRPPGEPSLYRR; encoded by the coding sequence ATGTATTGGCCCACCTGGGTTGGTATCGCCCTGTTTCGTCTGCTCTCATGGCTCTCCTATCGGTCGCAACTCGCGTTTGGACGGCGATGCGGTCGACTCCTGCACAGCCTGCTGACTAAGCGGCGGGAAATCGTCCGCGTCAATCTGCAACTCTGTTTTCCTGAACAGACGCCGGAAGAACGCAACGCGGTGGCATTGCACTGTTTCGAGTCCATGGGGATGGGAGTGTTGGAAATCGCCATGGCCTGGTGGGCAAAGGATCCTCGGGAGCACTGCGAATGCACGATCAAGGGGCTGGAACATCTCCGGGAGGCGCTCCGTGCCGGCCGTGGGGTATTGCTTTGCGGGGCGCATCTTCACTCGGCGGAACTGGCGGGACGGTTTATGGCCTTGGAACAACCAGTCGCCATTGTCTACCGGCCGCAGAACGATCTTGTGGCGGATATGGTCGCGAATCGCTGCCGGAGCCGATACTACTCCGATTTGATTCAACACCGTGACATGCGGGGCATCCTGCGCGCGTTGGCCAGAAACCAGGTGGTCTGGTATGCGCCTGATATCGATGCCGGCACCAAGCGTAGCGTCTTCGCACCGTTCTTCGGGGTGCCGGCTGCATCCTTGACGGCCACGTCGAGATTAGCCAAGGTCAGCGGCGCGGCGGTGGTGCCCTGCTTCTATTATCGACGAGCAGACGGATCGGGGTATGACATCGAAGTGGGGCAGGCCCTCGATCAATTTCCGTCCGGAGAAATGATTGAGGATGCCACACGCGTCAATCGCTTGATTGAAGCGGCCGTTCGCCGCGTGCCGGAGCAATATTTCTGGCAGCACCGCCGCTTCAAAAGCCGCCCTCCCGGTGAGCCGTCGCTCTATCGGCGGTAA
- a CDS encoding PilZ domain-containing protein: MSGTTGQEQFSVDLRQHPRLRVSAPFVCSMSRLGLAKWLGRGGDGIGVVFDVSMRGAKVMSETGMQRGDRLSVSLSLPNQVSPMTVEEATVRWEREQVYGLEFVNLSSVAEMRLRKFIALATKPAT, from the coding sequence ATGAGTGGCACTACGGGACAGGAACAGTTTTCCGTCGACCTGCGTCAACATCCCCGGTTACGGGTGTCGGCGCCATTCGTCTGCTCGATGTCACGATTGGGGTTGGCCAAATGGCTGGGCCGTGGCGGCGACGGCATCGGGGTCGTGTTTGACGTGTCGATGCGGGGCGCCAAGGTCATGAGCGAAACCGGGATGCAGCGCGGCGACAGGCTGTCCGTGAGTCTGTCGTTGCCGAATCAGGTCTCGCCGATGACGGTGGAAGAAGCCACGGTACGCTGGGAGCGGGAGCAAGTGTACGGCTTGGAGTTCGTCAACCTTTCGTCGGTAGCCGAAATGCGGTTGCGGAAGTTCATCGCGCTGGCGACGAAACCCGCCACCTAG
- a CDS encoding cysteine rich repeat-containing protein, whose protein sequence is MGMDREIRGTARLLVLAGGLMVGLWLGAGLAWSADSSTPPAQDAPAASAPPSSGAGGAGPEERGRGGHGAKKACAEDVKRLCAGVKPGEGRIVQCLKEHAQDLSSTCAQTMQQRGPRRP, encoded by the coding sequence ATGGGTATGGATCGTGAAATCCGGGGAACAGCCAGGTTGCTGGTGCTTGCGGGAGGACTCATGGTTGGACTTTGGCTTGGAGCTGGCCTTGCCTGGTCGGCGGACTCCTCCACTCCACCTGCACAGGATGCGCCGGCTGCATCCGCTCCGCCATCATCCGGCGCGGGCGGGGCGGGGCCGGAAGAGCGAGGGCGAGGAGGTCATGGGGCGAAGAAGGCCTGTGCCGAGGATGTCAAACGGCTCTGCGCGGGCGTCAAACCCGGAGAGGGGCGCATTGTCCAGTGTTTGAAGGAGCATGCGCAGGATCTTTCATCCACGTGCGCGCAAACGATGCAGCAACGGGGGCCGCGCCGTCCCTAA
- a CDS encoding fatty acid desaturase has product MQQAPPNPVPAHIVHRVHHKFWTYLLFWSVVAGSMIAVPGYGLLYGYSWLDWTMFAVLYVVTGLGITVGYHRLLTHRSFECPDWVKACLLIAGGWALQNSGAKWTADHLRHHAHCDDPADPYNAKRGFWYSHCGWLLDPVPCHDDRFGSRVMQDPVAMWQHRNYAAIVLIGLALPFVIGFLHNGWQGGVGAFMLAGVGRTFAVLNSTFCINSVCHIWGDQPYGTADSSRNSWFVSLLTFGEGYHNYHHTYPSDYRNGPLWYNFDPSKWLIYTLSKLGLASSLRTASSGS; this is encoded by the coding sequence ATGCAACAGGCACCCCCGAACCCAGTTCCGGCGCACATTGTCCACCGTGTGCATCATAAATTCTGGACCTACCTACTCTTCTGGTCGGTGGTCGCCGGCTCTATGATTGCGGTTCCGGGCTATGGGTTACTGTACGGCTACTCGTGGTTGGATTGGACGATGTTCGCCGTGCTCTATGTAGTCACGGGACTGGGCATTACGGTCGGGTACCACCGGCTCCTGACGCATCGCAGTTTCGAATGCCCAGACTGGGTCAAGGCCTGCCTCCTGATCGCAGGCGGGTGGGCCCTGCAGAATTCCGGCGCGAAGTGGACCGCCGATCACCTGCGCCATCATGCACATTGCGACGACCCGGCCGATCCCTATAACGCCAAGCGCGGCTTCTGGTATAGCCATTGCGGGTGGCTTCTGGATCCTGTCCCCTGCCATGACGACCGATTCGGCTCACGCGTGATGCAGGACCCGGTCGCCATGTGGCAACACCGGAACTATGCGGCGATCGTGCTCATCGGCCTCGCATTGCCCTTTGTCATAGGCTTCCTCCACAACGGCTGGCAAGGAGGCGTCGGCGCCTTCATGCTCGCGGGAGTGGGACGCACGTTTGCCGTGCTCAATTCCACCTTCTGCATCAATTCTGTCTGCCACATCTGGGGCGACCAACCCTATGGGACAGCCGATTCGAGCCGGAACTCCTGGTTTGTCTCTCTGCTCACCTTCGGCGAGGGGTATCATAACTACCACCACACATACCCAAGCGACTACCGCAATGGTCCCTTGTGGTACAACTTCGATCCCTCAAAGTGGCTCATCTATACCTTGTCGAAGCTGGGGCTGGCGTCATCACTGCGTACAGCCTCCTCGGGCAGCTAA
- a CDS encoding RNA-binding protein has product MGNKLYVGGLPYAATESQLSDLFAAHGTVESARVITDKFTGQSRGFGFVEMSNEEEAKAAITALNGSEMGGRQLTVNEAKPQESRSGGGGGRFGGGDRGGRNRF; this is encoded by the coding sequence ATGGGTAACAAATTGTATGTCGGCGGACTGCCGTATGCTGCCACTGAATCTCAACTGAGCGACCTGTTCGCGGCTCACGGCACCGTCGAATCGGCGCGCGTGATCACGGACAAGTTTACCGGACAATCACGCGGCTTCGGCTTCGTGGAAATGTCCAATGAAGAAGAAGCGAAGGCAGCCATCACGGCCTTGAATGGCTCGGAAATGGGCGGACGCCAGCTCACCGTCAATGAAGCGAAACCGCAGGAATCGCGCTCAGGCGGCGGCGGGGGACGGTTCGGCGGCGGCGACCGTGGCGGACGCAACCGCTTCTAA
- the arfB gene encoding aminoacyl-tRNA hydrolase, producing MLLISAHVSIPDEEIELTAVRAQGAGGQHVNKVSSAIHLRFDIRASSLSPACKERLLALRDHRVSREGVIILKAQDSRSQERNRELALDRLRELIRQATISRPPRRPTKPTRGAKQKRLEEKTQRGRLKALRGKLDRE from the coding sequence ATGCTGCTCATCTCGGCTCACGTGTCGATTCCGGACGAAGAGATCGAATTGACGGCCGTGCGCGCGCAAGGCGCAGGCGGGCAACATGTCAACAAAGTCTCCTCTGCGATCCACCTCCGCTTTGATATCCGGGCCTCCTCGCTGTCACCAGCCTGTAAGGAACGTCTGCTGGCGTTACGCGACCATCGTGTGTCTCGCGAGGGTGTGATCATCCTCAAGGCGCAGGATTCGCGGAGTCAGGAACGCAATCGGGAGCTGGCGCTGGACCGCCTGCGGGAATTGATTCGGCAGGCCACAATTTCCCGCCCGCCACGGCGTCCGACAAAACCCACGAGAGGGGCCAAACAGAAACGCCTCGAGGAAAAGACCCAACGGGGACGGCTCAAGGCGTTGCGCGGAAAGCTCGACAGGGAGTGA
- a CDS encoding response regulator, producing the protein MVIPNLVKPIEILLVEDNPGDVRLTIEALKEAKVINHLTVLKDGVEALAFLRRQGPYATAPRPHLILLDLNLPRMDGREVLAAIKADDDMKRIPVVVLTTSQDEQDVLKSYNLHANCYISKPVDLDQFVRVVRSIEDFWLGIVVLPASNHGAA; encoded by the coding sequence ATGGTCATTCCCAATTTGGTGAAACCGATCGAAATTCTTTTGGTGGAAGACAATCCGGGGGATGTGCGTCTAACGATCGAGGCGCTGAAGGAAGCGAAAGTCATCAATCATCTGACCGTCCTCAAGGACGGCGTGGAGGCGCTCGCGTTTCTGCGCCGCCAGGGGCCCTACGCGACGGCGCCGCGACCGCACCTCATTTTACTCGACCTGAACCTGCCCCGAATGGACGGCCGCGAAGTCCTCGCCGCCATCAAAGCTGACGACGACATGAAGCGCATTCCTGTCGTCGTACTCACGACCTCCCAAGACGAACAGGACGTGCTCAAGAGCTACAACCTCCACGCCAACTGCTACATCTCCAAACCGGTGGACCTAGATCAATTCGTGCGAGTCGTGCGGTCCATCGAGGACTTCTGGCTCGGCATTGTGGTCTTGCCTGCCTCGAACCATGGAGCGGCATGA
- a CDS encoding PAS domain S-box protein, which produces MNTGSIHVLLIEDNPGDVRLLRELLGNTGAGAFTLTQVDRLAAGIRHLEESTIDVILLDLSLPDSQGTETLLNIHAAARGVPIVVMTATENEELALQLIQAGAQDYLVKGQTTVSQLTRTLKYAVGRKRLEETLREQTRFLQSVLNSMADGVVMADESGTFRVWNPAAERILGSGPVNLKIGQWSEHYALFLPDKVTPYPAADIPLAKAIRGESVTNALIFLRRPAPTEGIWLDVSARPLFDEQGQVKGGVVVFRDITAAKQTHEALRDSQERYRLLVTKANDIIYRTDASGRFTFVNPVAMRLMKYTEPELLGRRFIELIHPDHQPAAERFYGRQFIRQRPSTYYEFLALAKDGREVWIGQNVQVLLEEGKVVGFQAVARDITERKRAEEARQESEERLRSIVQSTCDAIILMDTRGNVAFWNSGAEKIFGYTANEILGQPMTRIIPERFREAHLRGVARVAAAGRLTLQADMLELIGLKKDGTEFPLEFSLAAWTAKSKLFITGIIRDISERKQAETALRESEERFRAIMENSPALIFVKDIEGRYLQTNRQFETVFRLTRSEIVGKTDLDIFLPEQAAAFRANDRRVLEAGSPMEFEEVSIHDDGPHTSLVVKFPLLNAQGHCYALCGIATDITDRKHAEETRQRLTKDRLLLLESTGEGIYGIDTAGRCTFINSAAARMLGYLPDELLGKNMHACIHHLYADRTPYPRDRCHIHKTLMSGTGCTIDHDVYWHKDGTAFPVEYSSFPVIEQEQITGAVVVFVDITERKRAEQQLTLSHDRLRNLSARLELVREEERIRIAREIHDELGQELTGMKLELSSLSDHLHTAGAVPRQKLHSLSMLVDAAIQSVQRIATELRPVVLDQLGLIAAIEWQTHEFQARTGIQCTLDIYLRAVALSHDGSNAMFRIFQEILTNVARHSQATAVAITLQEQAGSLVLEVRDNGRGVTESELSNPHSLGLVGMRERALLLGGETVLTGIPQGGTTVKVRIPLSQSQPA; this is translated from the coding sequence ATGAACACCGGCTCGATTCATGTGCTGCTGATTGAGGACAATCCCGGCGACGTCCGTCTTCTACGCGAACTGCTGGGGAACACCGGAGCCGGAGCCTTTACTCTCACCCAGGTCGACCGCCTAGCCGCCGGTATCCGGCATCTGGAGGAGAGCACCATCGACGTCATCCTTTTGGACCTGTCGTTGCCAGACAGTCAGGGCACTGAGACGCTGCTCAATATCCATGCGGCCGCACGCGGGGTTCCCATCGTGGTGATGACCGCGACGGAGAATGAGGAATTGGCCCTGCAACTCATCCAGGCCGGGGCCCAGGACTATCTCGTCAAAGGCCAAACCACCGTCTCTCAGCTGACGCGCACCCTGAAATATGCCGTGGGTCGCAAGCGGCTGGAAGAGACCCTGCGCGAGCAAACACGGTTTCTCCAATCCGTACTGAACAGCATGGCCGACGGCGTGGTGATGGCCGATGAATCGGGAACGTTTCGTGTCTGGAACCCCGCCGCCGAACGAATCCTCGGAAGTGGGCCGGTCAATCTGAAGATCGGGCAGTGGTCCGAACACTATGCCCTGTTTCTCCCGGACAAAGTGACGCCCTACCCTGCGGCCGACATCCCGCTCGCCAAGGCCATCCGCGGCGAATCGGTGACCAATGCCCTCATCTTCCTCCGGCGGCCGGCTCCGACTGAGGGAATTTGGCTTGACGTCTCCGCCCGACCCCTGTTCGACGAACAGGGACAGGTGAAAGGCGGCGTGGTCGTGTTCCGGGACATCACCGCCGCGAAGCAAACCCACGAAGCCCTCCGGGATAGCCAAGAACGATACCGGTTATTGGTCACCAAAGCCAATGACATCATCTATAGAACGGACGCATCGGGCCGGTTCACATTCGTAAACCCGGTCGCGATGCGCCTCATGAAGTATACGGAACCGGAACTCTTGGGACGTCGGTTCATCGAGTTGATTCATCCCGATCATCAGCCGGCGGCTGAACGATTTTATGGGCGGCAATTCATCCGGCAACGGCCAAGCACCTATTACGAATTTTTAGCTCTCGCCAAGGACGGGAGAGAAGTCTGGATCGGTCAGAACGTGCAGGTTCTTCTGGAAGAGGGCAAGGTGGTTGGGTTCCAGGCTGTGGCGCGTGACATCACCGAGCGCAAACGTGCGGAAGAAGCGCGACAGGAGAGTGAGGAACGGTTGCGGTCAATTGTGCAATCAACCTGCGACGCGATCATTCTGATGGACACTCGTGGAAACGTGGCATTCTGGAACAGTGGCGCGGAAAAAATCTTCGGGTATACGGCCAATGAAATCCTCGGTCAGCCGATGACCCGCATCATTCCTGAACGATTCCGCGAGGCCCACCTACGAGGCGTCGCACGGGTCGCCGCAGCCGGTCGCTTGACCTTGCAGGCTGACATGCTTGAACTGATCGGCTTGAAGAAGGATGGCACGGAGTTTCCATTGGAATTCAGCCTGGCGGCGTGGACAGCTAAATCAAAACTTTTCATTACCGGCATTATTCGGGATATCAGCGAGCGCAAGCAGGCAGAGACGGCATTACGCGAAAGCGAGGAACGGTTCAGAGCGATCATGGAGAATAGCCCGGCCCTGATTTTCGTCAAAGACATCGAGGGGCGCTATCTTCAGACCAATCGACAATTTGAGACCGTCTTCCGTCTGACCCGCAGCGAGATCGTCGGCAAGACCGACCTGGACATCTTTCTGCCTGAGCAAGCCGCCGCATTTCGCGCGAACGACCGCAGGGTCCTGGAAGCGGGATCGCCGATGGAGTTCGAGGAGGTGTCCATCCATGATGACGGTCCCCATACGAGCCTAGTCGTCAAGTTTCCTCTCCTCAACGCGCAGGGCCATTGCTACGCGTTGTGCGGGATTGCGACCGATATCACGGATCGCAAGCACGCCGAAGAAACCAGGCAACGGCTCACGAAGGATCGCCTTCTTCTGCTCGAATCCACCGGAGAAGGCATCTATGGCATCGATACCGCTGGTCGCTGCACTTTCATTAACTCAGCGGCCGCGCGTATGCTGGGGTATCTGCCCGATGAGCTGCTGGGGAAGAACATGCACGCGTGCATTCATCATTTGTATGCGGATAGGACTCCCTATCCCCGGGATCGATGCCACATTCACAAGACGCTCATGAGCGGGACGGGCTGCACAATCGACCACGACGTGTACTGGCACAAGGATGGGACCGCATTCCCGGTCGAATATTCCTCCTTTCCCGTCATCGAACAAGAGCAGATTACCGGGGCGGTAGTGGTCTTCGTGGATATCACTGAGCGCAAACGGGCTGAACAACAATTGACCCTCTCCCATGACCGGCTGAGAAACCTTTCCGCCCGCCTCGAACTGGTCCGCGAGGAGGAACGGATTCGGATTGCCCGCGAAATCCATGACGAACTGGGACAAGAACTCACCGGCATGAAACTCGAACTTTCCTCACTGAGCGACCACCTGCACACAGCGGGAGCGGTCCCCCGTCAGAAGCTGCATTCGCTCTCCATGCTCGTGGACGCCGCCATCCAATCGGTGCAACGGATCGCCACCGAGCTGCGTCCTGTCGTACTGGACCAACTTGGCCTCATCGCGGCCATTGAATGGCAAACCCATGAATTTCAGGCACGCACGGGGATTCAATGTACGCTGGATATCTACCTGCGGGCCGTCGCGTTGTCCCATGATGGCTCCAACGCAATGTTCAGGATCTTTCAGGAAATTCTGACCAACGTGGCCAGACATTCACAAGCGACGGCCGTGGCCATCACGCTCCAGGAACAGGCCGGCAGCCTTGTGTTGGAGGTTCGCGACAACGGGCGCGGCGTGACCGAATCCGAGCTCTCGAATCCTCACTCGCTGGGGTTGGTCGGCATGCGGGAGCGGGCGCTGCTCCTAGGTGGCGAGACTGTGCTGACCGGGATTCCCCAGGGGGGGACCACCGTGAAGGTCCGAATTCCGCTCAGCCAATCGCAGCCGGCATGA
- a CDS encoding response regulator transcription factor — MTAILVVDDHAVVRQGVRQILSEQFQDAVIGEAASAQEMMGQLRLRNWDVVVLDVGMPGKSGLDALKDLKQASPKLPVLVLSAYPEDQLARRMLKAGAAGYLNKDSAPNELVHALRKILGGGKFVSAAVAELLASNLDDHFEKPVHEQLSDREYQVLCLIAVGKSLKEIADDLCVGISTINTYRARILEKMQLRNNTELTHYALENRLVNRLVS; from the coding sequence ATGACAGCGATTCTCGTCGTCGACGATCATGCGGTGGTGCGGCAGGGCGTCCGGCAAATTCTCAGCGAGCAGTTCCAGGACGCGGTCATCGGCGAGGCGGCGAGCGCGCAGGAGATGATGGGACAACTGCGCCTGCGCAACTGGGATGTCGTTGTCCTTGACGTGGGAATGCCAGGGAAAAGCGGCCTGGATGCACTCAAGGACCTGAAACAGGCCTCCCCCAAACTCCCCGTCCTCGTGTTGAGCGCCTATCCGGAGGATCAACTGGCGCGGCGCATGCTGAAGGCGGGCGCTGCCGGCTATCTCAACAAGGACAGCGCGCCGAATGAGCTCGTCCATGCGCTGCGAAAGATCCTTGGCGGGGGGAAATTCGTCAGCGCGGCGGTCGCAGAACTCCTGGCTTCGAATCTGGACGACCACTTCGAAAAGCCGGTCCATGAACAGTTGTCCGATCGTGAATACCAAGTCCTGTGCCTGATCGCCGTCGGAAAAAGTTTAAAAGAAATCGCGGACGATTTGTGCGTCGGCATCAGCACCATCAACACCTATCGCGCGCGGATCCTCGAAAAAATGCAGCTCCGCAACAACACCGAACTGACTCACTATGCGCTCGAAAATCGCCTCGTGAACCGGCTCGTTTCCTGA
- a CDS encoding response regulator transcription factor, whose protein sequence is MPVYATQPFCHTIAVVSRNHLTRLGLQAFIAQHRHLRLIGQAASSLAAESLVARTKPQILLLELDAGCDLMTCAVEVRAILPTIRIIILCNTSQSDCTAIRHTQAIDGIVLTTQPLTALFAAIDTLIPLIQPEMPKEHRERAISPHETGPAKLSTASPVPLKRPEPFTKRESDVLVLLAEGLSNKDIARRLCICPTTVRHHLSHMFNKLDVGSRQQLLLRAQEHGLVQFK, encoded by the coding sequence ATGCCTGTTTACGCAACACAACCGTTCTGCCATACGATCGCCGTCGTGAGCAGGAATCATCTCACGCGGCTCGGTCTGCAGGCTTTCATCGCCCAACACCGGCACCTTCGGCTGATCGGGCAGGCCGCGAGTAGTCTCGCAGCGGAGTCGCTGGTGGCGCGAACCAAGCCGCAGATTCTGCTTCTCGAACTGGACGCCGGATGTGACCTGATGACCTGTGCCGTCGAGGTGCGCGCGATCCTGCCGACCATCAGGATCATCATACTCTGCAACACAAGCCAGAGCGACTGCACCGCGATCCGCCACACACAGGCCATCGACGGTATCGTGCTCACGACCCAGCCCCTGACAGCCTTGTTTGCTGCCATCGACACCCTCATCCCCCTGATCCAGCCGGAAATGCCGAAGGAGCATCGGGAGCGGGCCATATCCCCCCACGAGACCGGACCGGCCAAACTCTCCACCGCAAGTCCGGTTCCATTGAAGAGGCCGGAGCCCTTCACCAAGCGCGAGTCGGACGTACTGGTCTTGCTTGCAGAAGGGCTAAGCAACAAGGATATCGCGCGCCGGTTGTGTATTTGCCCCACGACGGTTCGTCACCATCTGAGCCACATGTTCAACAAACTCGATGTCGGCAGCCGGCAGCAGCTACTCCTCAGGGCCCAGGAACATGGTCTCGTGCAATTCAAATGA
- a CDS encoding ABC transporter substrate-binding protein encodes MADGSTNRSWVARAGGKALCGAMFCLSMLLGVPAPGQTAQTPVDAVHTTVDEVLYLLTELKETSRAGQRQWEIEQVVRRAFHYEAMAERALGDMGAQATPADRRQFMRLFVQVLRDDVIDRLRDYAVDQVVYLAEENDADGVQVLLAPAGLAIQTRMAFHVVMRNGRWLVDDVSIDGASIVANYQTQFTRILREGSFSDLMDYLKTKTPVA; translated from the coding sequence ATGGCTGACGGATCGACGAACAGATCGTGGGTGGCAAGAGCGGGCGGGAAGGCTCTGTGCGGAGCGATGTTCTGCTTGTCCATGCTACTGGGTGTCCCGGCACCGGGGCAGACGGCCCAGACACCGGTGGATGCCGTTCACACGACCGTCGATGAGGTGCTGTATCTCCTGACCGAATTAAAAGAGACCAGCCGCGCTGGGCAACGTCAGTGGGAAATCGAACAGGTCGTCCGGCGCGCGTTTCACTACGAGGCCATGGCCGAACGGGCGCTGGGAGATATGGGCGCGCAAGCCACACCCGCCGACCGCCGGCAATTCATGCGCTTGTTCGTGCAGGTGTTACGGGATGATGTGATCGACCGGTTGCGGGACTATGCAGTCGATCAGGTTGTGTATCTTGCCGAGGAAAATGATGCCGACGGTGTCCAGGTGTTGCTCGCTCCTGCAGGCTTGGCGATTCAAACCAGAATGGCCTTTCACGTGGTCATGCGAAACGGCAGATGGCTGGTCGACGACGTCAGCATCGACGGCGCGAGCATTGTGGCGAACTATCAGACGCAATTTACCCGTATTCTTCGCGAAGGATCGTTCTCGGACTTGATGGACTATCTCAAGACGAAAACACCTGTCGCGTAA